A part of Saccopteryx bilineata isolate mSacBil1 chromosome 12, mSacBil1_pri_phased_curated, whole genome shotgun sequence genomic DNA contains:
- the OPRM1 gene encoding mu-type opioid receptor isoform X1 → MDSATGPRNASNCTDPFAHASCASAPSPGSWVNFSHLDGNLSDPCGPNRTDLGGSDSLCPPTSSPSMVTAVTIMALYSIVCVVGLFGNFLVMYVIVRYTKMKTATNIYIFNLALADALATSTLPFQSVNYLMGTWPFGTILCKIVISIDYYNMFTSIFTLCTMSVDRYIAVCHPVKALDFRTPRNAKIINVCNWILSSAIGLPVMFMATTKYRHGSIDCTLTFSHPAWYWENLLKICVFIFAFVMPVLIITVCYGLMILRLKSVRMLSGSKEKDRNLRRITRMVLVVVAVFIVCWTPIHIYVIIKALITIPETTFQTVSWHFCIALGYTNSCLNPVLYAFLDENFKRCFREFCIPTSSTIEQQNSTRIRQNTRDHPSTANTVDRTNHQLENLEAETAPLP, encoded by the exons ATGGACAGCGCCACCGGCCCTCGCAACGCCAGCAACTGCACCGATCCCTTCGCGCACGCCAGCTGCGCCTCCGCACCGAGCCCCGGTTCCTGGGTCAACTTCTCCCACTTGGATGGCAACCTGTCCGACCCGTGCGGTCCAAACCGCACCGACCTGGGCGGCAGCGACAGCCTGTGCCCTCCAACCAGCAGCCCTTCCATGGTCACGGCCGTCACCATCATGGCCCTCTACTCCATCGTGTGCGTGGTGGGTCTCTTCGGAAACTTCCTGGTCATGTATGTGATCGTCAG gTACACCAAAATGAAGACTGCCACCAACATCTACATCTTTAACCTGGCCCTGGCAGATGCCTTAGCGACCAGTACCCTGCCATTCCAGAGTGTCAATTACCTCATGGGAACATGGCCATTTGGAACCATCCTCTGCAAGATAGTGATCTCCATCGATTACTACAACATGTTCACCAGCATATTCACCCTCTGCACCATGAGTGTCGATCGCTACATTGCAGTCTGCCACCCCGTCAAGGCCCTGGACTTTCGCACTCCCCGCAATGCCAAAATCATCAATGTCTGCAACTGGATCCTCTCGTCAGCCATCGGCCTGCCTGTAATGTTCATGGCAACGACAAAATACAGGCACG GTTCCATAGATTGCACACTAACATTCTCTCACCCAGCCTGGTACTGGGAAAACCTGCTGAAAATCTGTGTTTTCATCTTTGCCTTCGTCATGCCTGTCCTCATCATTACAGTGTGCTATGGACTGATGATCCTACGCCTCAAGAGTGTCCGTATGCTCTCCGGCTCCAAAGAAAAGGACAGGAATCTTCGAAGAATCACCAGGATGGTGCTGGTGGTTGTAGCTGTGTTCATCGTCTGCTGGACTCCCATTCACATTTATGTCATCATTAAAGCCTTGATAACAATCCCAGAAACGACTTTTCAGACCGTTTCCTGGCACTTCTGCATTGCTCTAGGTTACACAAACAGCTGTCTGAATCCAGTCCTTTATGCATTTCTGGATGAAAACTTCAAACGATGCTTCAGAGAGTTCTGCATCCCAACTTCCTCCACCATTGAGCAGCAAAACTCCACTCGAATTCGTCAGAACACTAGAGACCACCCCTCCACGGCCAACACAGTGGACAGGACTAACCATCAG
- the OPRM1 gene encoding mu-type opioid receptor isoform X2: MDSATGPRNASNCTDPFAHASCASAPSPGSWVNFSHLDGNLSDPCGPNRTDLGGSDSLCPPTSSPSMVTAVTIMALYSIVCVVGLFGNFLVMYVIVRYTKMKTATNIYIFNLALADALATSTLPFQSVNYLMGTWPFGTILCKIVISIDYYNMFTSIFTLCTMSVDRYIAVCHPVKALDFRTPRNAKIINVCNWILSSAIGLPVMFMATTKYRHGSIDCTLTFSHPAWYWENLLKICVFIFAFVMPVLIITVCYGLMILRLKSVRMLSGSKEKDRNLRRITRMVLVVVAVFIVCWTPIHIYVIIKALITIPETTFQTVSWHFCIALGYTNSCLNPVLYAFLDENFKRCFREFCIPTSSTIEQQNSTRIRQNTRDHPSTANTVDRTNHQIREPIPKLPRVSVF, translated from the exons ATGGACAGCGCCACCGGCCCTCGCAACGCCAGCAACTGCACCGATCCCTTCGCGCACGCCAGCTGCGCCTCCGCACCGAGCCCCGGTTCCTGGGTCAACTTCTCCCACTTGGATGGCAACCTGTCCGACCCGTGCGGTCCAAACCGCACCGACCTGGGCGGCAGCGACAGCCTGTGCCCTCCAACCAGCAGCCCTTCCATGGTCACGGCCGTCACCATCATGGCCCTCTACTCCATCGTGTGCGTGGTGGGTCTCTTCGGAAACTTCCTGGTCATGTATGTGATCGTCAG gTACACCAAAATGAAGACTGCCACCAACATCTACATCTTTAACCTGGCCCTGGCAGATGCCTTAGCGACCAGTACCCTGCCATTCCAGAGTGTCAATTACCTCATGGGAACATGGCCATTTGGAACCATCCTCTGCAAGATAGTGATCTCCATCGATTACTACAACATGTTCACCAGCATATTCACCCTCTGCACCATGAGTGTCGATCGCTACATTGCAGTCTGCCACCCCGTCAAGGCCCTGGACTTTCGCACTCCCCGCAATGCCAAAATCATCAATGTCTGCAACTGGATCCTCTCGTCAGCCATCGGCCTGCCTGTAATGTTCATGGCAACGACAAAATACAGGCACG GTTCCATAGATTGCACACTAACATTCTCTCACCCAGCCTGGTACTGGGAAAACCTGCTGAAAATCTGTGTTTTCATCTTTGCCTTCGTCATGCCTGTCCTCATCATTACAGTGTGCTATGGACTGATGATCCTACGCCTCAAGAGTGTCCGTATGCTCTCCGGCTCCAAAGAAAAGGACAGGAATCTTCGAAGAATCACCAGGATGGTGCTGGTGGTTGTAGCTGTGTTCATCGTCTGCTGGACTCCCATTCACATTTATGTCATCATTAAAGCCTTGATAACAATCCCAGAAACGACTTTTCAGACCGTTTCCTGGCACTTCTGCATTGCTCTAGGTTACACAAACAGCTGTCTGAATCCAGTCCTTTATGCATTTCTGGATGAAAACTTCAAACGATGCTTCAGAGAGTTCTGCATCCCAACTTCCTCCACCATTGAGCAGCAAAACTCCACTCGAATTCGTCAGAACACTAGAGACCACCCCTCCACGGCCAACACAGTGGACAGGACTAACCATCAG ATCAGAGAGCCAATACCAAAGCTTCCCAGGGTGTCGGTATTCTGA